In Carya illinoinensis cultivar Pawnee chromosome 9, C.illinoinensisPawnee_v1, whole genome shotgun sequence, the following are encoded in one genomic region:
- the LOC122276961 gene encoding uncharacterized protein LOC122276961 produces MWRIFGFIINKVHPAVYSLHLHLENQHQVTFRAHENLTNVMNSDFSAKSMLTEFFATNQVDQNARKLLYKEFPEFYVWSQQYKMWTIRKKQVVIGRIVTANPFEGERYYLRMLLNHIRGPLSFDHLKTINGILATTFREAATMYGLLQRDDSLEECLYEASLYQMPFSLRRLFVTILVYCNPTNPRDLWEHFEQDMSADFQLVESSSSTIRTETLRSIFTIFESMGRNINSFHLIDQNIDFDQDEFLFREIDDELAVPILKEDLHASTLLNCEQQNAYNSILQKVLSNEAAIFFIDGPGGTGKTFLYKALLATIRTKQLIALATASSGVAASILPGGRTAHSQFKSPLDTNKNLTCSVNKQSGLARLLQKVKLIIWDEAPIYVKKRIYRSIG; encoded by the coding sequence ATGTGGAGAATATTTGGGTTTATTATCAATAAGGTTCATCCAGCAGTCTATAGCTTACATTTACATCTTGAAAATCAACACCAGGTTACTTTCCGTGCACATGAAAACTTAACAAATGTGATGAACTCTGACTTTTCAGCAAAATCAATGCTAACTGAATTTTTCGCAACAAATCAAGTTGATCAGAATGCCAGAAAATTGTTGTATAAAGAATTTcctgaattttatgtttggagcCAACAATACAAAATGTGGACTATTCGGAAAAAACAAGTTGTGATAGGTCGAATTGTTACAGCAAATCCTTTTGAAGGAGAAAGGTATTATCTGCGGATGTTATTAAATCATATAAGAGGTCCTTTATCATTTGATCATCTCAAAACTATAAATGGTATCTTGGCCACCACATTTCGTGAAGCTGCAACTATGTATGGTTTATTACAGAGAGATGACAGTTTAGAAGAATGCTTATATGAAGCCTCTCTTTACCAAATGCCTTTCAGTTTAAGAAGACTATTTGTAACAATTTTGGTTTACTGTAATCCTACAAATCCAAGAGATCTTTGGGAGCACTTTGAACAAGATATGTCTGCTGATTTTCAATTAGTTGAAAGTTCTTCATCAACTATTAGAACTGAAACTTTACGCTCCATCTTCACAATATTTGAATCAATGGGTAGAAACATCAATTCGTTCCATCTCATCGACCAAAACATTGATTTTGATCAAGATGAGTTTTTGTTTAgagaaattgatgatgaattaGCTGTTCCAATTCTAAAAGAAGATCTTCATGCATCAACACTGCTTAATTGCGAACAACAAAATGCTTATAATTCTATCTTACAAAAAGTTTTGTCAAATGAAGCTGCCATATTCTTTATTGATGGTCCTGGTGGAACAGGAAAAACATTTTTATACAAAGCACTCCTTGCTACAATAAGAACAAAGCAATTAATTGCTCTTGCAACTGCTTCATCTGGTGTAGCTGCATCAATCTTACCTGGAGGTCGAACTGCACATTCACAATTCAAAAGTCCACTAGATACCAACAAAAATCTCACATGTAGTGTCAACAAACAAAGTGGACTTGCAAGATTACTACAAAAAGTAAAGTTGATCATATGGGATGAAGCTCCTATATATGTCAAGAAAAGAATCTATAGAAGCATTGGATAA
- the LOC122276962 gene encoding uncharacterized protein LOC122276962, which translates to MTLVQRYGKPDIFLTMTCNPNWKEISTQLLPHEETQNRPDLIARIFRAKLEDLKYQLFKREIFGKISAYVYVIEHQKRGLPHAHFLIILRQDWKLYAPESFDEIVSAELPDKDNNLHLYTAVVKHMMDGPCGVLNPTNVCMKNSCCKNNYPKQFVSNTVVGNDCFPIYKRCNNGRTAKIRGHDLDNRWVVPYNPYLLAMFDCHINVEICSTIKAVKYLYKYIYKGHDRVAFNLVSKQSTQQIDEIE; encoded by the coding sequence ATGACTTTAGTTCAACGATATGGCAAACCagatatttttttgacaatGACATGCAATCCAAACTGGAAAGAGATCTCAACTCAATTGTTACCACATGAGGAAACCCAAAATCGACCTGACTTAATTGCTCGAATCTTTAGAGCAAAATTAGAGGATCTGAAGTATCAACTATTCAAACGagaaatatttggaaaaatctcagcatatgtttatgttattgagCACCAAAAAAGAGGACTTCCACATGCCCATTTCCTAATTATATTGCGTCAAGATTGGAAATTATATGCACCAGAATCTTTTGATGAGATCGTATCTGCTGAATTACCCGACAAAGACAACAACTTACATCTCTATACAGCTGTTGTTAAGCATATGATGGATGGCCCGTGTGGAGTTCTAAATCCAAcaaatgtatgcatgaaaaatagcTGTTGCAAAAATAATTACCCAAAACAGTTTGTCTCAAACACTGTTGTTGGAAATGATTGCTTCCCAATATATAAACGCTGCAACAATGGAAGAACAGCCAAAATCAGAGGACATGATTTAGATAATCGTTGGGTTGTTCCATATAACCCTTATTTACTTGCAATGTTTGACTGCCATATTAATGTTGAGATATGTTCTACAATAAAAGCTGTCAAGTATCTCTACAAATACATTTATAAAGGCCATGATCGTGTTGCCTTTAATCTGGTTTCTAAACAAAGCACTCAACAGATTGATGAAATTGAGTGA